One genomic region from Reichenbachiella ulvae encodes:
- the pyrR gene encoding bifunctional pyr operon transcriptional regulator/uracil phosphoribosyltransferase PyrR has translation MQKRLLLNKKHLDITISRLCHELIENHLPFENTVLIGLQPKGVFVAERIKSKLEEIIKKPIELGYLDITFYRDDFRRRDEPLKPNETRVPFIIEDKNVILIDDVLYTGRSVKSAMDAMSAFGRPSKVEFLTLIDRIHSRHIPIEANYIGKQVNTVLSQKVLVELTEQGKKEDKIWLIDKSK, from the coding sequence ATGCAAAAAAGACTCCTACTCAATAAGAAGCATCTTGATATTACAATCTCTCGTCTTTGCCATGAATTGATTGAAAATCATCTTCCTTTTGAAAATACAGTTCTGATAGGACTTCAACCTAAAGGAGTTTTTGTGGCGGAAAGAATCAAGTCTAAGCTCGAAGAAATCATCAAGAAGCCAATAGAATTGGGGTATTTGGATATCACTTTTTATCGCGATGATTTTAGAAGGAGAGACGAGCCGCTAAAGCCTAATGAAACTAGAGTTCCCTTCATTATTGAGGATAAAAATGTGATACTCATCGATGATGTACTATATACAGGGAGGTCGGTTAAGTCTGCCATGGATGCGATGAGTGCTTTTGGCAGACCGTCAAAAGTGGAGTTTCTCACACTGATAGATCGAATTCACAGTCGTCATATTCCTATAGAAGCGAATTATATAGGCAAGCAAGTGAATACTGTGCTATCTCAGAAGGTCCTGGTGGAACTTACTGAGCAAGGGAAGAAAGAAGATAAAATTTGGTTGATTGATAAGTCTAAATAA
- a CDS encoding aspartate carbamoyltransferase catalytic subunit, with protein sequence MSHLSSKHLLGIKNLTKEDIQLIFETADNFKDVINRPIKKVPSLRDITIANVFFENSTRTKLSFELAEKRLSADVINFSASGSSVKKGETLLDTVNNILAMKVDMIVMRHSSPGAPHFLSKHINANIVNAGDGTHEHPTQALLDAYSMRERVGDLEGKNVAIIGDIVHSRVALSNIFALQKLGANVMICGPATLIPKYLSSFGVKVVSDIRQALEWCDIANILRIQLERQQIKYFPSLREYSLYFGVNKKLLDSLNKEIVIMHPGPINRGVEITSDVADSQHSIILDQVENGVATRMAVLYLLAGNVS encoded by the coding sequence ATGAGTCATTTAAGTAGTAAGCATTTACTGGGTATCAAAAATCTAACAAAGGAAGATATTCAACTGATATTCGAAACTGCAGACAATTTTAAAGACGTAATCAACCGACCGATCAAAAAGGTTCCTTCTCTTAGAGATATTACGATTGCCAATGTTTTCTTTGAAAATTCCACTCGAACGAAACTTTCATTCGAGCTGGCAGAAAAAAGGTTGTCAGCAGATGTGATCAATTTTTCGGCCTCTGGTAGTTCGGTCAAAAAAGGAGAAACGCTACTGGATACGGTCAATAATATTTTGGCTATGAAGGTGGACATGATTGTCATGCGTCATAGCTCTCCCGGTGCACCACATTTCTTGTCCAAACACATCAATGCAAATATTGTAAATGCAGGGGATGGTACCCATGAGCATCCTACTCAAGCGCTATTGGATGCGTATTCCATGAGAGAAAGAGTTGGGGATCTGGAAGGGAAGAATGTGGCTATCATTGGAGATATCGTACATTCAAGGGTGGCGCTCTCTAATATTTTTGCCTTGCAAAAGCTGGGGGCCAATGTTATGATCTGCGGACCTGCTACGCTCATTCCAAAGTACTTGTCATCATTTGGCGTCAAAGTGGTTTCAGATATTCGTCAGGCGCTAGAGTGGTGTGATATAGCTAATATTCTGCGTATCCAGCTGGAAAGACAACAAATCAAATATTTCCCATCCCTTAGAGAGTATTCGCTCTACTTTGGGGTCAATAAGAAGTTGCTGGACAGTCTGAACAAGGAAATCGTGATTATGCACCCAGGCCCAATCAATAGGGGGGTGGAGATCACCAGTGATGTGGCGGACTCACAACATTCTATCATATTGGATCAGGTTGAGAATGGAGTAGCCACTCGTATGGCGGTACTCTATTTGCTTGCAGGTAATGTTTCTTGA
- a CDS encoding CHASE2 domain-containing protein — MFKKFWLDTIFGLLFILAIGGIVSQVFAFKVFDVFDPIGDAFADMESTDIVFSQLREDPVAEEDIIMVNVGTLNRQGIADLINIINAAEPRVIGVDLFFYNQKKDTLGDLALQYAFSQVENLVLVSKLLEPNEENSFDSLATSHPMFNQYAETAFANFITGAADQEDIKVCRTFAPKEMVNGEIEYSLAVKLVQYMDSVKAQKFLDRNKDVEVINYRGNIFDYGATEAPITYFALDWYQIFDGQFAPELIKDKCVLFCFMGAELGDRIALEDKYFTPLNAKYAGKAHADMFGGVVHANAMSMILAEDYINEMDDYLEYLLAIVILYLNIIVFVFIYKVMPKWYDGLTKLIQLIEAFALFTLGLVVFNVYNYQIDNTWMILGVLIAGDALEVYFGVFKNLFTKEGRKELTQINKL, encoded by the coding sequence ATGTTTAAAAAATTCTGGTTAGACACCATATTCGGACTACTATTCATTTTAGCCATTGGCGGTATAGTTAGTCAAGTTTTTGCTTTCAAAGTATTTGATGTATTCGATCCCATCGGTGATGCCTTTGCAGATATGGAGAGTACAGATATCGTGTTTTCTCAGCTAAGGGAAGATCCAGTTGCTGAGGAAGATATAATCATGGTCAATGTAGGTACCCTAAACCGACAAGGGATTGCTGACCTAATCAACATTATCAATGCAGCTGAGCCAAGAGTTATTGGAGTTGACCTTTTCTTTTACAATCAAAAGAAAGACACCCTTGGAGATTTGGCCTTACAGTATGCCTTCTCTCAAGTGGAAAACTTGGTTTTAGTGAGTAAGCTATTAGAACCAAATGAGGAAAATTCATTCGACTCGTTGGCTACCTCTCACCCGATGTTCAATCAATATGCTGAAACAGCCTTTGCTAACTTTATCACAGGGGCAGCAGATCAGGAGGACATCAAAGTATGTAGAACTTTTGCCCCTAAGGAAATGGTAAATGGTGAGATTGAGTATTCTCTTGCTGTTAAATTAGTCCAATACATGGACTCCGTGAAGGCTCAAAAATTTCTAGATAGAAACAAAGATGTAGAAGTCATCAATTACCGAGGCAATATCTTCGACTATGGTGCAACAGAAGCGCCCATCACCTATTTTGCATTGGACTGGTATCAGATATTTGATGGGCAGTTCGCTCCAGAATTGATTAAGGACAAATGTGTACTTTTTTGCTTCATGGGGGCTGAACTGGGGGACCGTATCGCGCTTGAGGATAAATATTTCACTCCACTAAATGCCAAATATGCTGGAAAAGCACATGCGGATATGTTTGGGGGCGTAGTTCATGCCAATGCCATGTCGATGATTTTGGCCGAAGATTACATTAACGAAATGGATGACTATTTGGAATATCTATTGGCGATTGTAATATTGTACCTCAACATCATTGTTTTTGTTTTTATCTACAAGGTGATGCCAAAATGGTACGATGGTTTGACAAAACTTATACAATTAATCGAAGCTTTTGCGTTATTCACATTAGGATTGGTTGTATTTAACGTATATAACTACCAAATAGATAATACTTGGATGATTTTAGGCGTTCTTATTGCGGGAGACGCATTAGAGGTTTACTTTGGCGTGTTTAAGAATCTTTTCACAAAAGAAGGCCGAAAAGAATTGACCCAAATCAATAAATTGTAA
- the meaB gene encoding methylmalonyl Co-A mutase-associated GTPase MeaB: MRREKFEYYRDGLLAGDRNVLSKSISIIESQSEEDHQLAMRILSSLPAQESIRIGISGAPGVGKSTFIEAFGQTLIEDKHKLAVLAIDPSSPFGGGSILGDKTRMSELSRLKDVYIRPSASLNHVGGTGAKTYQTMLLCEAAGFDRIIIETVGVGQTEAVARQMVDFFLLLAQPASGDELQGIKKGIMEHVDGIVVNKADNNLIKEAKRTQMELREALHYLSTEESPKVLTCSSTEGAGMKEIKEWILDFCGERKENGGFAQRRKEQSEAVLVGLMQNSLMKFISSQQPVKDQQSLKLNELKANKLNLIQALDQFERWLQNQSLSD; the protein is encoded by the coding sequence ATGAGACGGGAAAAGTTTGAATATTACCGGGACGGCTTATTAGCAGGAGATAGGAATGTGTTGTCCAAAAGCATTTCTATCATAGAAAGTCAGTCAGAAGAGGATCATCAGCTGGCCATGCGCATACTTTCTAGTCTTCCGGCTCAGGAGTCCATTCGAATAGGGATAAGTGGAGCTCCAGGGGTAGGAAAAAGCACTTTCATTGAGGCCTTTGGTCAAACGTTGATAGAAGATAAGCACAAGCTAGCAGTCCTCGCAATTGATCCTAGTAGTCCATTTGGTGGAGGTAGTATTTTGGGAGACAAGACGCGAATGTCTGAGTTGAGCAGACTAAAGGATGTTTATATCAGGCCAAGTGCCTCCTTGAATCACGTAGGAGGTACTGGCGCCAAAACCTATCAAACGATGTTGTTATGTGAGGCTGCTGGATTTGATCGAATCATTATCGAAACGGTAGGCGTAGGGCAAACAGAAGCAGTAGCCAGACAGATGGTTGATTTTTTTCTCCTGTTGGCCCAGCCCGCATCTGGGGATGAGCTGCAGGGGATTAAAAAGGGAATCATGGAGCATGTGGATGGCATAGTGGTCAATAAAGCAGATAATAATCTGATCAAGGAGGCCAAACGCACGCAGATGGAATTGAGGGAGGCCTTACATTACCTTTCAACAGAGGAAAGTCCAAAAGTATTGACCTGTTCTTCGACAGAGGGAGCGGGAATGAAGGAAATCAAAGAATGGATTTTGGACTTTTGTGGTGAGAGAAAGGAAAATGGGGGATTTGCGCAAAGAAGAAAGGAGCAATCTGAAGCCGTGCTTGTGGGGCTCATGCAAAATTCGCTAATGAAATTCATCTCCTCACAACAGCCCGTCAAAGATCAGCAGAGTCTTAAGTTGAATGAATTGAAAGCCAACAAGCTGAATTTGATTCAGGCATTAGACCAATTTGAAAGATGGCTTCAGAATCAGAGCCTCTCGGATTGA
- a CDS encoding adenine nucleotide alpha hydrolase, with the protein MKPIPVSVSWSGGKDSAYMLYLLLNDPTYQVVELHTALSADLDRVSMHGVPKNMIEAQAASFGLPIHFLSIPEDKSNDSYEKELAKYYDRIKKMGVYHVASGDIFLEDLKVYRDKIFSTHSITGVYPLWKIPTDELITKILNIGFKTVICTAKKELFTESICGKVLNEEIIQSFGPKIDPCGENGEFHSFVFDGPIFNSRIEYEILDTLEKTYVAQTTEGELRSTFEFADLKLKR; encoded by the coding sequence ATGAAACCCATCCCAGTATCAGTCAGTTGGAGCGGCGGAAAAGACTCTGCCTACATGCTGTATTTATTACTCAATGACCCAACCTATCAGGTAGTCGAACTACACACTGCCCTATCGGCTGATCTCGACAGAGTCTCCATGCACGGCGTACCCAAAAACATGATAGAAGCACAAGCAGCATCGTTTGGTCTGCCTATTCACTTTCTCTCCATTCCGGAAGACAAAAGCAACGACAGCTACGAAAAAGAACTGGCCAAATACTATGATAGGATTAAAAAAATGGGCGTCTATCATGTGGCATCTGGAGACATCTTTCTGGAAGATCTGAAAGTCTATCGAGATAAGATTTTTAGCACACATTCCATCACAGGGGTTTACCCTCTCTGGAAAATCCCGACCGATGAATTGATCACTAAAATCCTGAATATTGGATTCAAAACAGTAATCTGTACAGCGAAAAAGGAATTGTTTACGGAATCGATATGCGGGAAAGTCCTGAACGAAGAGATTATCCAATCATTTGGACCTAAAATAGACCCATGTGGAGAAAATGGCGAATTCCACTCTTTTGTATTCGACGGGCCGATATTCAATTCCCGAATTGAATATGAGATTTTGGACACGTTAGAAAAGACCTATGTGGCACAAACAACGGAAGGAGAATTGCGCAGTACTTTCGAGTTTGCCGACTTGAAGTTAAAACGCTAG
- the cobC gene encoding alpha-ribazole phosphatase — protein MEIYLVRHTTPDVPKGTCYGQSDLPLAMGYQKDLAQTQSLLPEKLGAVYSSPLLRCKTLAWELEGEINFDARLKELNFGDWELKKWEDIPKEQLNPWMESYVELAPPKGESYLQLAERVKAFWNELLEKELDTVAIISHGGVIRALLSIILDLDLKNSFKLQIDYGSVSQVSINQKQITIQYINKV, from the coding sequence ATGGAAATTTATCTAGTCAGACACACAACTCCCGATGTTCCCAAAGGCACTTGCTATGGCCAGAGCGATCTCCCACTTGCCATGGGATATCAAAAAGATCTCGCCCAAACCCAAAGCTTACTCCCAGAAAAACTAGGTGCTGTGTATTCCAGCCCCTTGCTGAGATGCAAAACACTGGCATGGGAGCTAGAGGGAGAGATCAATTTTGACGCAAGATTGAAGGAATTGAATTTCGGTGACTGGGAGCTAAAAAAATGGGAAGACATCCCCAAAGAACAACTCAATCCATGGATGGAGAGCTATGTAGAACTAGCCCCACCCAAAGGCGAGTCCTATCTTCAGCTGGCAGAAAGAGTCAAAGCCTTTTGGAACGAGCTATTGGAAAAAGAACTAGACACCGTGGCTATCATTTCACATGGTGGAGTCATTCGCGCTTTATTATCCATCATTCTTGATTTGGATCTGAAGAACAGTTTCAAGTTGCAGATCGACTATGGCAGTGTGAGCCAGGTATCTATCAACCAGAAACAAATTACCATTCAATACATCAACAAAGTATGA
- a CDS encoding adenosylcobinamide-GDP ribazoletransferase has protein sequence MIKKEIHVFFTALMFYTRIPCPKWVDHNPDYLNLATRYFPLIGWIVGGLGAIILYASSLLFSIEIALLLSMITTILITGGFHEDGFADVCDGFGGGWTRDKILKIMKDSVLGAYGVIGLILILTLKFFSLRELVELENIQWLCGVMLIAHSLSRTNAVWLMSRSQYVRENEDSKAKPIAKKMTSTTLITASVLGLTPLLLFLDLRVLSLMPVLVLVNLYLNRYFNKWIGGYTGDCLGAVQQISEIAVYLSFYLIWKFI, from the coding sequence ATGATCAAAAAGGAAATTCACGTATTTTTTACCGCGCTGATGTTCTACACGCGCATCCCCTGTCCCAAATGGGTCGATCACAATCCCGATTACCTCAATCTGGCCACACGATACTTTCCCTTAATTGGTTGGATAGTCGGTGGATTGGGTGCAATCATTCTTTATGCTAGCTCGCTGCTTTTCTCCATAGAAATCGCCCTGCTCCTATCCATGATCACCACTATCCTGATCACAGGAGGTTTTCACGAAGATGGATTTGCAGATGTATGCGATGGCTTTGGTGGGGGCTGGACACGCGACAAGATTCTAAAAATCATGAAGGACAGCGTACTGGGTGCCTATGGCGTCATTGGGCTGATTCTGATATTGACACTAAAATTTTTCAGTTTACGAGAGCTGGTAGAATTAGAAAATATTCAATGGCTTTGCGGAGTGATGTTAATCGCTCACTCACTCAGTAGAACCAATGCAGTTTGGCTGATGAGCAGAAGCCAATATGTGAGAGAAAATGAGGATAGCAAGGCCAAACCGATCGCTAAAAAGATGACGAGCACTACCCTGATCACTGCCAGCGTGTTAGGGCTCACGCCCTTGCTACTCTTTCTTGATCTCAGAGTTTTGTCACTTATGCCAGTCCTTGTCCTTGTCAACCTTTACCTCAATCGCTATTTCAACAAATGGATTGGAGGATATACGGGTGATTGTTTGGGTGCTGTGCAGCAGATCAGCGAAATTGCCGTTTATCTCAGTTTTTATCTTATATGGAAATTTATCTAG
- the cobT gene encoding nicotinate-nucleotide--dimethylbenzimidazole phosphoribosyltransferase, whose product MRTFNIHTPKDDLLTDIQNKIDYKTKPLGSLGLLEKIAAQICLVQQSLTPTLSHPAIMVFAGDHGLSEEGVSAYPAEVTHQMVLNFLSGGAAINAFCKQHNIDLQIVDAGVNHHFNFDPHLTDRKIAMGTQNSLKTEAMNQIDLEHAINIGSSMVCHKVEEGCNIIGFGEMGIGNTSAASLLMAAFTDTDIIDCVGRGTGVECEALDHKKEVLKQVFEKHQDKIKAPLDYFRSVAGLEMAMMLGAMLQAAESKITIMVDGFIATSVFLTAKKLYPHIQSYALFSHQSDESGHKHMLEYLEAQPILQLGMRLGEGTGCAMAYPIIQSSIQFLNEMASFESAQVSGQS is encoded by the coding sequence ATGAGAACATTCAATATCCATACTCCCAAAGATGACCTGCTAACGGACATCCAAAACAAAATCGATTATAAAACCAAACCACTAGGCTCTCTGGGGCTACTGGAAAAAATTGCCGCCCAAATCTGCCTGGTACAACAAAGCCTAACTCCCACCCTGTCCCATCCGGCCATCATGGTTTTTGCCGGAGATCATGGGCTCAGTGAAGAAGGAGTCAGCGCCTACCCTGCTGAAGTCACCCACCAGATGGTGCTCAACTTCCTGTCGGGAGGTGCCGCGATCAATGCGTTTTGCAAACAGCACAATATCGATCTTCAAATCGTGGATGCAGGTGTCAATCATCACTTTAATTTCGATCCACATCTCACGGATAGAAAGATCGCCATGGGAACGCAAAACAGCCTGAAAACGGAAGCGATGAACCAGATCGATCTGGAGCACGCCATCAACATCGGTTCCTCGATGGTCTGTCACAAAGTGGAAGAAGGCTGCAACATCATCGGATTTGGAGAGATGGGTATTGGCAATACCTCTGCCGCCAGCCTGCTGATGGCTGCTTTCACTGATACAGACATCATAGACTGTGTCGGACGGGGTACCGGAGTAGAATGTGAAGCACTGGATCACAAAAAAGAAGTATTAAAACAAGTATTCGAAAAGCATCAGGATAAGATCAAAGCACCTTTAGACTATTTCCGATCAGTAGCAGGACTGGAAATGGCCATGATGCTCGGGGCTATGCTACAGGCTGCAGAAAGCAAAATAACGATCATGGTAGATGGATTCATTGCTACCTCTGTTTTCCTGACCGCCAAAAAACTTTATCCTCATATTCAGAGTTACGCGCTGTTTTCTCATCAGTCCGATGAATCAGGACATAAACATATGTTGGAATACCTAGAGGCCCAACCCATCCTACAACTGGGCATGCGCCTGGGCGAAGGAACCGGCTGTGCCATGGCCTACCCCATTATTCAATCCAGCATACAATTCCTGAACGAAATGGCGAGCTTTGAAAGCGCCCAAGTCTCTGGCCAGTCATGA
- a CDS encoding bifunctional adenosylcobinamide kinase/adenosylcobinamide-phosphate guanylyltransferase, with translation MITYISGGERSGKSRYAQDLALERTAKPIYLATAKKWDEEFEERISRHQSDRDERWTTIEAQIELFDALPMDRVIVMDCVTLWLTNIFSHCKYERDPSFELAQKEFQKLLDYQGHLIIISNEIGMGLHANSKSARNFVELQGWTNQLIARHADEAFFMVSGLALRLK, from the coding sequence ATGATCACCTATATCTCCGGAGGGGAGCGATCCGGAAAATCCCGATACGCACAAGACCTGGCACTAGAGCGTACTGCAAAGCCCATTTATCTCGCTACTGCTAAAAAATGGGACGAAGAATTCGAAGAACGAATTTCCCGCCACCAGAGCGATCGAGACGAAAGATGGACGACCATCGAAGCGCAAATTGAGCTATTCGACGCACTGCCCATGGATAGAGTGATCGTCATGGACTGCGTTACCCTTTGGCTAACCAACATCTTCTCCCACTGCAAATATGAAAGGGACCCCTCATTCGAACTGGCCCAAAAAGAATTCCAAAAACTACTGGATTACCAGGGACATCTGATCATTATTTCCAATGAAATCGGAATGGGGTTGCATGCGAATTCTAAATCCGCTCGCAATTTTGTAGAATTGCAGGGCTGGACCAATCAACTCATCGCTCGTCATGCAGACGAGGCATTTTTCATGGTATCTGGCTTAGCACTTCGACTCAAATGA
- a CDS encoding YncE family protein, whose product MKTNTLFNTWIKYSVFVLALVLSSCSEDEGTGFVPGQDGFFIVNEGAWGNANASLSYLDKATGSVSNNLFETATGKPLGDQAQSMTIFNDQGFIVVQNSSKIEVISTLDYSLVATIDEELPSPRYFLGVDASKAYVSDWGADGSTGTIKVIDLSTYTVTKTISTGAGTNQMVLVGDRVYAANSGGWSYDNTVVVLDTNTDEVVATIEVGDNPSSLVLDQNNNVWVTGSGRSVYNEDWSLNTEESTPGFLAKIDTDNNTSQLKIEAPALGVGPSRLLVDATGETLIFKYQGGVYTASINMNIASANVQDFHNLFNDENIYGLGVDLSTNQIITGIAPDYTNPGSIKIYQIDGSFIEEHTVGIGPNGIAY is encoded by the coding sequence TTCTGAAGATGAGGGTACGGGCTTTGTACCTGGCCAAGATGGCTTTTTTATTGTCAATGAAGGCGCATGGGGCAATGCCAACGCCAGTCTTTCCTATCTAGACAAGGCGACAGGTTCGGTTAGCAACAACCTCTTCGAAACCGCGACAGGAAAACCATTAGGAGATCAGGCCCAGTCCATGACTATTTTCAACGATCAGGGATTTATCGTTGTGCAAAACTCCTCTAAGATCGAAGTAATCAGCACCCTTGATTATTCATTGGTAGCTACCATAGACGAAGAGCTGCCGTCACCGAGATATTTTCTAGGAGTGGATGCCAGCAAAGCCTACGTTTCTGACTGGGGCGCTGACGGATCAACAGGGACGATCAAAGTAATCGACCTCAGCACTTACACCGTGACCAAAACCATAAGCACAGGAGCTGGTACCAACCAAATGGTATTGGTAGGAGATCGCGTCTATGCTGCTAACTCCGGTGGATGGAGCTATGACAATACTGTAGTGGTACTAGACACCAACACGGACGAAGTAGTCGCAACCATCGAGGTAGGTGACAATCCATCTAGCCTTGTCCTGGACCAAAACAACAACGTTTGGGTAACCGGATCAGGCCGATCTGTATACAACGAAGACTGGAGCTTGAACACAGAAGAATCTACTCCAGGATTCTTAGCCAAAATCGATACAGACAACAATACTAGTCAACTCAAAATCGAAGCACCAGCCTTGGGCGTAGGCCCTAGTCGACTTTTGGTTGATGCGACTGGCGAGACGCTGATTTTCAAATATCAGGGGGGTGTTTACACTGCGAGCATCAATATGAACATAGCATCTGCCAACGTTCAAGACTTTCACAACTTGTTCAATGATGAGAATATATATGGATTGGGAGTAGACTTATCTACCAACCAAATCATTACAGGGATAGCACCAGATTACACCAACCCAGGGTCTATCAAAATCTACCAAATAGATGGCTCTTTCATCGAAGAACATACGGTAGGCATTGGCCCGAACGGGATTGCTTATTAA